A genomic window from Wolbachia pipientis includes:
- the rplD gene encoding 50S ribosomal protein L4 has product MECNLVNLSNNNVGTAQLNPLIFSAKQKLSILHDIVRWQLAKRRAGTHKTKGISDVSGTTAKPYGQKRTGRARQGSLRSPQFRGGGIIFGPVVRSYTYSLNKKVRKFGLKIALSLKYLNNQVIILDNLNIDVKKTSEMCKCIKNFKFSSFLIVGDYGDDLLRAVRNLHYVDLIKPIGLNVFDILNHECVMLTKDTLKHLEGRLL; this is encoded by the coding sequence ATGGAATGTAATTTAGTTAATCTATCTAATAATAATGTAGGTACTGCTCAGCTCAATCCTTTGATATTTTCTGCTAAGCAAAAATTGAGTATTTTGCATGATATAGTGAGATGGCAATTAGCGAAGAGAAGAGCTGGTACTCATAAAACAAAAGGTATCAGTGATGTCTCTGGTACAACAGCTAAACCTTATGGTCAAAAACGTACCGGTAGGGCAAGACAAGGGAGCTTGCGATCTCCTCAATTTAGAGGTGGTGGGATTATTTTCGGCCCTGTTGTGAGGAGTTATACTTATTCTCTTAATAAGAAGGTACGCAAATTTGGTTTAAAAATTGCTTTATCTCTAAAGTATTTAAATAATCAAGTGATTATTCTGGATAATTTAAATATTGATGTGAAGAAAACGTCTGAAATGTGTAAATGTATTAAAAATTTTAAATTTTCTTCCTTTTTGATAGTTGGTGATTATGGAGATGATTTGTTGCGTGCTGTTAGAAACTTGCATTATGTAGACTTAATCAAACCTATTGGGTTAAATGTCTTTGATATATTGAATCACGAATGCGTGATGTTGACAAAGGATACTTTAAAGCATCTTGAAGGTAGATTGTTATGA
- the rplB gene encoding 50S ribosomal protein L2 — MGMKFFNPVTPSSRGTVLVSKVGLSKDEPEKSLTSGKKSSGGRNNYGRITTRHRGGGHKKKYRVIDFKRNRSGQGIVEKIEYDPNRSGFLALISYKEDDIKSYILAPQGMKPGDIVTAGDDADILPGNCLLLKYIPVGSFVHNVELKPGNGAAIARAAGCYAQIVGRDGQYVLLRLRSGQIRLILSSCKATVGVVSNPDHKNRKLGKAGRSRWLGIRPTVRGVAMNPVDHPHGGGEGKTSGGRHPVTPWGVATKGKKTRRRNKSSDKYIKQLKG, encoded by the coding sequence ATGGGTATGAAATTTTTTAATCCTGTTACTCCGTCTTCTCGTGGGACTGTGTTGGTAAGTAAAGTTGGTTTATCAAAAGATGAGCCAGAAAAGTCTCTTACATCCGGTAAAAAGTCCAGTGGTGGAAGAAATAATTATGGTAGAATTACAACTCGTCATAGGGGTGGTGGTCACAAAAAGAAGTATAGAGTTATAGATTTTAAGCGTAATAGAAGTGGTCAGGGTATAGTTGAAAAAATAGAGTATGATCCAAATAGAAGTGGGTTTTTAGCGTTAATATCATATAAGGAAGATGATATTAAGTCTTATATATTAGCTCCTCAAGGTATGAAGCCTGGTGATATTGTTACAGCTGGAGATGATGCTGATATTTTGCCAGGTAATTGTTTGCTACTCAAGTATATACCTGTTGGTTCTTTCGTTCATAATGTTGAGCTGAAGCCAGGTAATGGTGCTGCGATTGCTAGAGCTGCTGGTTGTTATGCGCAAATCGTTGGTCGTGATGGCCAATATGTTTTATTACGACTCAGGTCTGGTCAAATTAGGTTGATTTTATCTTCTTGCAAGGCTACTGTTGGTGTAGTATCTAACCCTGACCATAAGAATAGAAAGCTGGGTAAAGCTGGAAGAAGTAGGTGGCTTGGAATTAGACCTACTGTGCGTGGGGTTGCAATGAATCCGGTTGATCATCCTCATGGAGGTGGGGAAGGAAAAACCTCTGGTGGTCGTCATCCTGTTACTCCTTGGGGTGTTGCAACAAAAGGAAAGAAAACTCGGAGGAGAAATAAATCTAGTGATAAGTATATAAAACAATTGAAAGGTTAG
- a CDS encoding 50S ribosomal protein L23, producing the protein MYVFVNVNKRQIKLAIESLFDVKISSINVVRIKPKYRRFRGVIGCEKQKKKVYFSLIDGQKLDIMNV; encoded by the coding sequence TTGTATGTTTTTGTAAATGTAAATAAGCGTCAAATAAAGTTGGCAATAGAGTCTCTATTTGATGTTAAAATTTCTTCTATAAATGTTGTTAGAATTAAGCCTAAATATAGGCGTTTCAGGGGTGTGATTGGTTGTGAAAAACAGAAAAAGAAAGTTTATTTTTCTTTGATAGATGGTCAAAAATTAGATATAATGAACGTTTAA